The following proteins are co-located in the Plasmodium brasilianum strain Bolivian I chromosome 11, whole genome shotgun sequence genome:
- a CDS encoding ADP-ribosylation factor, with amino-acid sequence MGNAVNKIALLTNNNVEENRKAPDKKYNILILGLNGSGKTTLLYHNFIPEWTTITSHMEPTVSYHYEEIKSINGRIGFWDLSGNPIMRNIWQLIYRNVKVNAILYVINIMDISDESITENNLLISLLLNDECLQASCIVLVFNTFNDVNNIDESTKNQQLIKYKIKDLIDHYGNRIHHIFVDCKNCKLDKNWMDLMQQISYYF; translated from the exons ATGGGGAACGcagtaaataaaatagcgCTTCTTACAAATAACAATGTCGAGGAAAATAGGAAAGCACCTGACAagaagtataatatattaattttaggCCTTAATGGTTCAGGAAAAACGACACTATTATACCATAATTTTATTCCtg AATGGACTACCATCACTTCTCACATGGAACCAACAGTATCTTATCACTATGAAGAAATTAAGTCAATAAATGGAAGAATTGGTTTTTGGGATCTTTCGGGAAATCCAAta atgaGGAATATTTGGCAATTAATTTATAGAAATGTAAAAGTAAATGCAATTTTGTAcgttattaatataatggATATATCGGATGAAAGTATAACGGAGAATAATTTACTAATAAGCCTTTTGCTAAATGATGAGTGTTTACAAGCGTCTTGTATTGTTTTAGTGTTTAATACTTTTAATGATGTAAACAATATAGATGAAAGTACTAAAAATCAACAGTTAATCaagtataaaattaaagatttAATTGATCATTATGGGAATAGAATTCACCACATTTTTGTAGATTgcaaaaattgtaaattagACAAGAATTGGATGGACTTAATGCAAcaaatttcttattatttttga
- a CDS encoding hypothetical protein (conserved Plasmodium protein) codes for MNNLKLYRCKHLTEIYAKNKEINEYLNILQYLDCSNSEGVRSFKIFIFNNSYSALQEKYVEKEEHDSEESLKECNRTTEQEKKILDSKKVQYMESFEKKLTAQNNGIVNKEEKKYYEIFIFYNNTFCTDLIYDTLALDIYEVPFKIETIEFLKEILIMCKLSNDKNVKEDISECNNLLICYSKIFKLRKIFDSLGLQNVSSFVGTLIKLPLEINLDKSEMYEKIKTATTEFLLFSKNIKNIDMEINEGHISRWGKHNKVISISNLEKDSKLRKELSYFSVDYKYKELVSQYVVYQSEIKSSDRSMPDDEQQEQVEQDKYNYRGNKDEIWFIHKLEKEPYEKDEYNEINVEKGTLDINNRCIKKLTDYLPIFMRTKNNKTTLINDINSENNFCSSLCDIYIEFLLLLRELNISLCSYDFCLYLPLLDISIKRTFDNLCYLLYRQLFDEERKLKLFFNGRVWLSFSECIFISEDLKEAFYLGLSDIIEYSNEKNFLFLSKKVRNALLYYLNILYNDKKYNLITKICNHNLKYIDNVSLNFKDIDTVFHDDNLLKNQLEKSTNKFLCDVIINNLPYVQYENCLPILVYLVQLDEELIDKFLKECPCFPNEEKIFKSINELVFPLDKEYYEIYMERSNKEGKPTSDEDRQNVNMLLKQNDKNDNDGKCTNPESNNTTVKGFINRGNLLSFDFVRRLRNKDMEKLKSLGLTIIDEQYKLNDNINDILLDLNKLYFSKSTYQNKLKILNKIIGQLEKNINYLDDPIILQKLRELFFLPIFSSKAFSYLSLINDSSVNGSNSNKSSNSNKSSNSNKNSNSNKNSNSNQNSNSNKNSNSNKNNNNNKMLCKNGLRSTTHGRAASDNDGDDYIEDNNAARSNISHLSNSTNNRTCRNITVYTNNYISNSNDLFLEHITEKGNDKYLKDFIRINEGYDKKYFNIVFLKGKNYTMEKINISSTLKDLLNLHKRPSINVVMDHVELLTKNYKSFCFQNIAKVYDDIYEYFENYICENKLKEKLKNTIKGETFKHDITDSRQFLTEEHQMFLDYIQKTKYIYIKNKLWCAKDVFITRYTIPFNIFLCELPKLFKIKYPNLLEMSCIQLKLKHSRLVAILNKIINKLENKGGKQNETNKGDEDNMQLTGLLKISYINTLNIIDISICDQALQCIEDKIVDSNYVEKENLSKNGISRSNEKANKKLECQCFEHIYLPNNKCVLVKKEECIYIKNSLLHNSSSQKNKIVHKDVREITIDLLNIPKKEKVSSVVNKAKTIIEKKVSPKMKQNLVKIVGKYRRQTRSPNITKIKCSLPRVRKEKTCKTDMTTCINKKSIKSNIINTKKNESLLKWKNEEVSVNFKEKSVFSLKSTISEIVASDKSKMSLNNLKKNELKKTSEMNENTIFKEIKNFICFLDDIGCFDIKFIIDKRTFEVDNLPRHFFKRACMCLYIKVKNENYQKFLMDKDELNIYASSYNIIYNKEKINLDTNNCQPIKTYADLICLYLFQNFPQIVDYLIILNGDNISEWYSKVKEGNRNNEQSNDTNIVNIFSLNSYDQKLYSELSICNSIEQNNFSLKEEDIARMNTINNNADETVNWNGWHDRKKNIYRKKCSLDEKDGEFIKKFFLYNYFFAHAEKKKNDENGFLRKLSKIRSSVTMKEGNQKDVIQRRRIRINTMEGETTYVSSRRVKSVEGEDQLKEASRNILNNDDYRTICIRLYNKQKLSLLKIIENVFLECKKFNEKFFFFSKNLTKLDFIKINEKDARVENVASLGITMSNNHFHLREKFYDSVVKKSEERKKEDNIDKEENGNSSLNLDEKNLEIFLQCQIYNGSKSSRWIIGLLGDVGISICFEHYQIFRKHYLFQNLNIISNIDSLPMHIKVNLFENNIYNLKKLKKDKNLESVINNISVLYAHFLRLAHRNAVKKLFKHDSNKILYKHKGKWIKRKKSQMEKCYNSNSGNTTETSTNKVKDNNTKIEKMSSIFRCNSGISNGNITLDYIYKIDKSEIKSFNEIYQIFKSKYLNFIPRKYDKNDFFCSVVKNVFLNCRELHILPCLKKIDKIYSLFWSSMYNCVNIYPFCKYVNQLTFFLLDLGLTVLLPYYEIDNIVHLHKTVNSTNVHNKYGVNSSNKENNDELRCKREIDILTNLEKNNKAMHSFQAHYSDDKGGNGTVTPLTKEFNHEKNCGHVLNLTPYYLRSIIKKHISIYVCFIKECLNEKKISSVVYLLEYIFSDFKKHDARDTLITYLKSMPLLFVYNYNSSYLKSKIDNYICIEDVKKDKIVYNIEKESSGNNEMEFCKTKCDDEEGDYEDRTNKYRDDMYGDDKYKDCMHKDSMHKDDSYNNDTNETQNESEDEDVNKNGDGKVLDFVDNSVYSFSSNTRKIRRNIYSICLDNFVKIKNNNFGTEEFFNFEFIHLIKYDEDKKIYSSKYFYLFDLNNVIFINVHFYSMSFLSLLLEAKIIVKLCFTDLPNVLKHNLYCNIFHYSSSHDSKEDREKIVSPCDNYNELTSNDNSRSNQMNLLPSYSKEYSNNIYENEYYCCKNIEENNDNVSNSFYDAVKVPHDIKIIVYSRLLLEMINELYNENMETNILQALRDFRLLVTFDMLTHHESYAFMYVHNVSDIKNIISFQFKDVHIEKILFLIGYKKMHNILSANAIFTQHLINNYEDIMLSLYRNRKKINWSLLNRRERNSLLHTFLSNIKFNSNNIFYFKSLPLFYSLNSSRFTNLLDKDKIYIIIHTKYIDLIIHILSEFDSHNSSIDNYGIHQNGKNNFYQGDTKIIDCSDSHNNDELNRMNSGVIDMNTGKGIMDPINTNKGNNNSSFKNITFNTYNVYNNNMSLNGCDGEDNNPCIISKIYQNSIKTEGENAQNSMELINGTSYSVYKSTDDNLVMKNSNNMIKTNKDEMKSKTKHIFIHHSNINIKYWRHINIDCWYGYDIITNFFLEFLRNCTSENIFQNIMLFIYKEYEEIFEKRNFQMKQKGKVKNDADITHDTGDNIYGVDNMNTSENLYSEFLMNIIGEVKDIRLKFKGNVQISQLYNANNNIFKEFINDNKLFKFISSNSNNNNNSSSNSNNNNNSSSNSNNNNNSSSNSNNNNSNSNSNSNNNLLVKVNIENIYSNINLDCSRYNTLFNEEHFNRKIDCILKYINDNIKFLLKKRDEYFAYLFTCLMDLLISTKEFTAKLKNYKELERYYKCKSKGVVPYSFDGTNNKYNELTSDENDNENENENENENENENENENENENKNENKNENENENENKNDINNVKDCDYASSGKCEDRDHEKYVHKNSAITDEHGAGQMEDFKYSNKYDNEVEKNKYEKICVININSRENCKLSKSKTL; via the exons atgaataatttgaAGTTGTACAGATGCAAGCATTTAACTGAGATATATGctaaaaataaggaaatcAATGAATACTTAAATATTCTACAATATCTTGATTGCTCAAACAGCGAAGGTGTAAgaagttttaaaatatttattttcaataattcGTATAGTGCACtacaagaaaaatatgttgaAAAGGAGGAGCATGATAGTGAGGAGTCTCTTAAAGAGTGTAACCGAACAAcggaacaagaaaaaaaaatattagataGTAAAAAAGTGCAATATATGGaatcatttgaaaaaaaattaacagctcaaaataatggaatagtaaataaagaagaaaaaaaatattatgaaatatttattttttataataacacaTTTTGTACTGATTTGATATATGACACTTTAGCACTGGACATATATGAAGTGCCTTTTAAGATTGAAACTATTGAATTTTTAAAGGAGATATTGATAATGTGTAAATTGTCAAATGACAAAAATGTGAAGGAGGATATATCAGaatgtaataatttgttaatttgttattctaaaatatttaagttaagaaaaatttttgattCGTTAGGTTTACAAAATGTTAGCTCTTTCGTTGGAACACTTATAAAACTTCCTTTGGAAATAAATTTAGATAAAAGTGAAatgtatgaaaaaattaaaacagcCACAACAGAATTCTTGCTTTTCTcgaagaatataaaaaatattgacaTGGAGATAAATGAAGGCCATATTTCTAGATGGGGAAAGCATAACAAAGTTATAAGTATTTctaatttagaaaaagatTCAAAATTAAGAAAGGAGCTAAGTTATTTTTCTGTTGattacaaatataaagaattagTAAGTCAATATGTCGTCTACCAAAGTGAAATTAAAAGTAGTGATAGAAGCATGCCTGATGATGAGCAGCAGGAGCAGGTAGAACAGGACAAGTATAACTACAGGGGTAATAAGGATGAGATATGGTTCATCCATAAACTCGAAAAGGAACCCTACGAAAAAGatgaatataatgaaataaatgtgGAAAAAGGAACACTCgatattaataatagatGTATTAAAAAACTTACAGATTATCTACCTATATTTATGAGgacaaaaaataacaaaacaacactaataaatgatattaattcTGAAAACAATTTTTGTTCCTCATtatgtgatatatatattgaatttttgttgttactgcgagaattaaatatttccCTTTGTAGCTATGACTTTTGTTTGTATCTTCCACTGTTAGACATATCCATTAAGCGAACATTTGATAATCTttgttatttgttatatagaCAATTATTTGATGAAGAAAGaaagttaaaattattttttaacggTCGAGTATGGTTAAGTTTTAgtgaatgtatatttatttcagaAGATTTAAAAGAAGCATTTTATTTGGGTTTATCTGATATTATAGAATATTCAAATGAGAAAAATTTCCtctttttaagtaaaaaggTTAGAAATGCTTTATTATactatttgaatatattatataatgacAAAAAGTACaatttaattacaaaaatttgtaatcataatttgaaatatatagacaatgtttctttaaattttaaggATATAGATACAGTATTTCATGATGATAACTTATTAAAAAACCAACTGGAAAAGAGCACTAATAAGTTTTTATGCGatgttattataaataatttgcCATATGTACAATATGAAAATTGTCTGCCAATTTTGGTTTATTTAGTTCAATTAGATGAAGAACTTATAGATAAATTTCTAAAAGAATGTCCTTGTTTTCCTAATGAGGAAAagatttttaaaagtattaatGAATTAGTATTTCCATTAGACAAAGAATATTACGAAATATATATGGAGAGAAGCAATAAGGAGGGTAAACCTACTTCAGATGAGGATAGACAGAATGTGAATATGTTACTTAAACAGAATGACAAAAACGACAATGATGGAAAATGTACAAATCCAGAATCGAATAACACAACGGTAAAAGGTTTTATAAATAGGGGAAACTTACTGTCTTTCGATTTTGTTAGAAGGCTTAGAAATAAAGACATGGAAAAACTGAAGTCTTTAGGTCTAACAATCATCGATGAACagtataaattaaatgataatataaacgACATTTTACtagatttaaataaattatattttagcaAAAGTACTTATCAGAATAAACTGAAAATtttgaacaaaataattgGCCAATTAgagaaaaacataaattactTAGATGATCCTATAATATTGCAAAAGTTGAGGGAACTTTTCTTTCTCCCCATTTTTAGTAGTAAAGCATTTAGTTACCTCAGCTTGATAAATGACTCATCAGTAAATGGAAGCAACAGTAACAAAagtagtaacagtaacaaaagtagtaacagtaacaaaaatagtaacagtaacaaaaatagtaacagtaaccaaaatagtaacagtaacaaaaatagtaacagtaacaaaaataataataataataaaatgttatgTAAGAACGGTTTAAGGTCTACCACACACGGACGTGCTGCTAGTGACAATGATGGGGATGATTATATAGAGGATAATAATGCTGCAAGGAGTAATATTTCCCACCTATCGAATAGTACAAATAACAGAACTTGTAGGAACATTACTGTGTATACAAATAACTACATCAGCAATAgtaatgatttatttttggAGCACATTACCGAAAAAGGAAATGACAAATATTTGAAGGATTTTATTAGAATAAATGAGggttatgataaaaaatattttaatatagtttttttaaaaggaaagaattatacaatggaaaaaattaacatatcTTCAACTTTGAAAGACCtattaaatttacataaGAGACCCTCCATAAATGTTGTAATGGATCACGTCGAATTGCTTaccaaaaattataaaagcttttgttttcaaaatatagcaaaggtgtatgatgatatatatgaatattttgaaaattatatttgtgaaaataaattaaaagaaaagttaaaaaataccATTAAAGGTGAAACATTTAAACATGACATAACTGATTCTAGACAATTCCTAACGGAGGAGCATCAAATGTTTTTAGATTATATACAAAAgactaaatatatttatattaagaataaaCTGTGGTGTGCTAAAGATGTATTCATCACAAGATATACTATTccttttaacatttttttgtgTGAATTACcgaaattatttaaaataaaatacccCAATTTGTTAGAGATGAGTTGTATTCAATTGAAGCTAAAGCACTCCAGGTTAGTTGCTATATTGAACAAGATAATCAATAAATTAGAGAACAAAGGGGGAAAACAGAATGAAACTAATAAAGGTGATGAAGATAATATGCAATTAACTGGTTTACtaaaaatttcttatattaaCACATTAAACATAATTGACATCTCCATTTGTGATCAGGCCCTTCAATGTATTGAGGACAAAATCGTAGATTCCAATTATGTGGAAAAGGAAAATCTttcaaaaaatggaatatcTAGAAGTAATGaaaaagcaaataaaaaattagaatgCCAATGTTttgaacatatttatttgcCAAATAACAAGTGCGTTTTggtgaaaaaagaagagtgtatatatattaaaaattcattaCTCCATAATAGCAGTTcgcagaaaaataaaattgttcaTAAGGACGTTAGGGAAATTACTAttgatttattaaatataccaaaaaaggaaaaagtaaGTAGTGTTGTAAATAAAGCCAAAacaataatagaaaaaaaagtgtctcctaaaatgaaacaaaatttagtaaaaatTGTAGGGAAGTATAGACGCCAAACGCGATCTCCTaacataacaaaaataaagtgTTCTCTCCCAAGGGTCAGAAAGGAGAAGACATGCAAAACGGATATGACAACttgcataaataaaaaatcaattAAGTCAAATATAATCAAcacaaaaaagaatgaatCACTATTAAAATGGAAGAATGAAGAAGTGTCTGTAAATTTCAAAGAAAAGAGTGTATTTTCACTAAAAAGTACCATCAGCGAAATTGTAGCTTCTGATAAGAGTAAAATGTctctaaataatttaaaaaagaatgaattaaaaaaaacaagtgagatgaatgaaaatacaatatttaaagaaataaagaatttcATATGCTTTTTAGATGATATAGGATGTTTcgatataaaatttattatagaCAAAAGAACTTTTGAAGTAGACAACCTTCCAagacatttttttaaaagagcATGTATGTGTTTGTAtataaaggtaaaaaatgaaaattatcaGAAATTTTTGATGGATAAAGATGagctaaatatatatgcttcttcttataatattatatataacaaggagaaaataaatttagacACAAATAATTGCCAGCCGATTAAAACGTATGCtgatttaatttgtttatatctGTTTCAGAATTTTCCACAAATAGTAGATTATCTGATAATACTAAATGGTGATAACATTTCTGAGTGGTATTCAAAGGTAAAGGAGggaaatagaaataatgaaCAAAGCAATGATACTAAtatagttaatatattttctttaaatagtTATGACCAGAAATTATACAGTGAACTTAGCATATGTAACAGCATAGAacagaataatttttctctTAAAGAAGAAGATATTGCAAGGATGAAcactataaataataatgcagATGAAACTGTAAATTGGAATGGATGGCatgatagaaaaaaaaatatatatagaaaaaaatgttcattgGATGAAAAGGATGgggaatttataaaaaaattttttttatataactatttttttgcacacgcggaaaaaaaaaaaaatgatgaaaatggaTTCCTTCGGAAACTCTCCAAAATTAGAAGTAGTGTAACTATGAAAGAGGGAAACCAAAAAGATGTCATCCAAAGGAGAAGGATAAGGATAAATACGATGGAGGGTGAAACAACATATGTTAGTTCGAGAAGGGTTAAATCCGTGGAAGGAGAAGATCAATTAAAAGAAGCAAgcagaaatattttaaacaatGACGACTATAGAACGATATGCATTCGCCTGTACAACAAACAGAAGTTGTCACtactaaaaattattgaaaatgtatttttggagtgtaaaaaatttaatgaaaaatttttttttttttcaaaaaatttaaccAAATtagattttataaaaataaatgaaaaagatgcAAGAGTAGAAAATGTAGCCAGTTTAGGTATTACTATGTCTAATAACCATTTCCATTTaagagaaaaattttatgattcTGTTGTTAAGAAGTCagaagaaaggaaaaaagaagataataTAGATAAGGAAGAAAATGGAAATTCGTCATTAAATttagatgaaaaaaatttagaaatttttttgcaATGCCAAATATATAATGGTAGTAAGTCCAGCAGATGGATAATAGGCTTATTAGGAGATGTAGGCATATCAATATGTTTTGAACATTATCAGATTTTTCGtaaacattatttatttcaaaatttaaatatcaTCTCAAATATTGATAGTTTACCTATGCATATTAAAGTCAATTTATTTgagaataatatttataatttaaaaaaattgaagaaagataaaaatttggaaagcgtgataaataatatatctgtGCTATATGCACATTTTTTAAGATTAGCTCATAGAAATGCggtaaaaaaattgtttaaacatgattcaaataaaatattgtacaAACATAAGGGAAAATggattaaaagaaaaaaaagccaaatggaaaaatgttataatagCAACAGTGGAAACACTACAGAAACGAGCACAAACAAAGTGAAggataataatacaaaaattgaaaagatGAGCAGTATTTTTAGGTGTAATAGTGGCATTAGTAATGGTAATATAACCCTggattatatatacaaaatagaTAAGAGTGAAATTAAAagttttaatgaaatataccAAATTTTTAAGAGCAAatatcttaattttattccaagaaaatatgacaaaaatgattttttctGTTCCGttgttaaaaatgtatttttgaATTGCAGAGAACTTCATATTTTACCTtgtcttaaaaaaattgataaaatatattccttaTTTTGGAGCAGTATGTACAACTGTGTTAACATATATCCCTTCTGCAAATATGTAAATCaacttactttttttttgttagaCTTAGGTTTAACTGTTCTCTTGCCCTATTACGAAATTGACAACATTGTCCACTTGCATAAAACTGTAAATTCAACGAATGTACATAACAAGTACGGTGTGAATAGTTCTAACAAGGAGAATAATGATGAATTGAGATGTAAAAGAGAAATAGATATTCTTACGAACTtggaaaagaataataaagcTATGCATAGTTTCCAAGCACATTACTCAGATGATAAGGGGGGAAATGGTACCGTTACTCCGTTAACAAAAGAATTTAACcatgaaaaaaattgtggACATGTTCTTAACTTAACACCATATTATTTGagaagtataataaaaaagcatatttctatttatgtatgttttataaaagaatgtttaaatgaaaagaaaatttccTCCGTAGTTTATTTACTGGAATACATTTTTTcagattttaaaaaacatgaTGCACGTGATACGTTAATAACTTATTTAAAGAGCATGCCTTTGCTGTTTGTATACAATTATAATTCATCTTAtttaaaaagcaaaatagacaactatatatgtatagaggatgtaaaaaaggataaaatagtatataatatagaaaaggAATCGTCCGGTAATAATGAAATGGAATTTTGTAAAACGAAATGTGATGACGAGGAGGGGGATTATGAAGATAGaactaataaatatagagATGATATGTATGGGGATGATAAGTACAAAGATTGTATGCATAAAGATAGCATGCATAAAGATGATAGCTATAATAATGATACGAATGAGACACAAAATGAGAGCGAGGATGAAGATGTGAATAAAAATGGAGATGGTAAAGTGTTAGATTTCGTTGATAACTCTGTGTACTCTTTTTCCAGTAATACGAGGAAAATTAggagaaatatatattctatatgcCTCGATAActttgttaaaattaaaaataataattttggtacagaagaattttttaattttgaatttattcatttgatTAAATATGATgaagacaaaaaaatttattcttctaaatatttttatttatttgatttaaataatgtaatttttataaatgtacatttttattctatGTCTTTTTTATCTCTTCTACTGGAAGCAAAAATCATAGTAAAATTATGCTTTACGGATTTGCCTAATGTGTTGAagcataatttatattgtaatatttttcattattcttcTTCACATGACAGCAAAGAGGATAGAGAAAAAATTGTTTCCCCATGTGATAACTATAATGAATTAACTTCTAATGATAATAGTAGAAGTAACCAAATGAATTTGCTACCATCCTACTCAAAGGAATACTCAAATAAcatttatgaaaatgaatattattgttgtaaaaacatagaagaaaataatgacAATGTTAGCAATTCCTTTTACGATGCAGTAAAAGTTCCTCATGATATTAAAATCATTGTCTATAGTAGACTCTTATTAGAAATGattaatgaattatataatgagAACATGGAGACAAATATTTTACAGGCATTAAGGGATTTCCGTTTATTAGTAACATTTGATATGTTAACTCATCATGAGTCATAcgcatttatgtatgtacataatgtaagtgatataaaaaacattataagtTTTCAATTTAAGGATGTgcatatagaaaaaattttatttttaataggaTACAAGAAAATGCATAACATATTATCAGCAAATGCTATTTTTACAcaacatttaataaataattatgaagatattatgttatcattatatagaaacaggaaaaaaattaattggtCTCTTTTAAATAGGAGAGAGAGAAATTCTCTTTTACATACGtttttatcaaatataaaatttaatagtaacaatattttctattttaaatCGTTACCCCTATTTTACTCTTTGAACTCTTCTAGATTTACAAATTTGTTAGacaaagataaaatatatattataattcatacaaaatatattgattTGATTATTCATATACTGTCAGAATTTGATTCGCATAATAGCAGTATTGATAATTATGGGATTCACCAAAATggtaagaataatttttatcagGGTGATACTAAGATAATTGATTGCAGTGATAGCCATAATAATGATGAGCTCAACAGGATGAACAGCGGCGTTATTGACATGAATACTGGTAAAGGTATAATGGACCCCATTAACACAAATAaaggtaataataacagtagttTTAAGAACATAACATTCAATACCtataatgtttataataataatatgtccTTAAATGGATGTGATGGGGAAGACAATAATCCGTGTATTATTTCGAAAATATACCAAAATAGTATTAAAACAGAAGGAGAGAATGCACAAAATAGTATGGAATTAATAAATGGTACTTCATACAGTGTGTATAAAAGTACAGATGATAATTTAGTTATGAAAAATTCGAATAATATGATAAAGACAAACAAGGATGAAATGAAATCAAAAACgaaacatatattcatacatcATTCTAACATTAATATAAAGTACTGGAGACATATAAACATTGATTGTTGGTATGGGTATGACAtaattactaatttttttttagaatttttaagaaattgtACGAGTGAGAACATATTTCAGAATATTatgctttttatatataaagagtatgaagaaatttttgaaaaaagaaattttcaAATGAAGCAAAAAGGAAAGGTTAAAAATGACGCAGATATTACACATGATACAggtgataatatatatggtgTAGACAACATGAACACATCAGAAAATTTGTATAGTGAATTCCTTATGAACATTATTGGTGAGGTGAAGGATATACGTTTAAAATTTAAGGGGAATGTACAAATTTCTCAACTTTATAAcgcaaataataatatattcaaagaGTTCATAAATGataacaaattatttaaatttat tagtagtaatagtaataataataataatagtagtagtaatagtaataataataataatagtagtagtaatagtaataataataataatagtagtagtaatagtaataataataatagtaatagtaatagtaatagcaataataatttgttaGTCAAAgttaatatagaaaatatatacagtAACATAAACTTAGACTGCAGCAGgtataatacattatttaatgaagaacattttaatagaaaaattgattgcattttaaaatacatcaatgataacataaaatttttacttaaaaaaagagacgaatattttgcttatttatttacgtGTCTAATGGATCTATTAATCAGTACGAAAGAATTTAcagcaaaattaaaaaattataaagaacTGGAACGATATTATAAGTGTAAGAGCAAAGGAGTAGTTCCATATTCCTTTGACGGAACAAACaacaaatataatgaattaacATCAGATGAAAACGACAATGAAAATGAGAATGAAAATGagaatgaaaatgaaaatgagaatgaaaatgaaaatgaaaatgaaaataaaaatgaaaataaaaatgagaatGAAAATgagaatgaaaataaaaatgacatAAACAATGTCAAAGATTGTGATTATGCGAGCAGTGGTAAATGCGAAGATAGAGAtcatgaaaaatatgtacacaaaAATAGTGCGATTACTGATGAACATGGTGCTGGTCAAATGGAGGattttaaatatagtaaCAAATACGATAATGAGgtcgaaaaaaataaatatgagaaaatatgtgtaattaatataaatagcaGAGAAAATTGTAAATTGAGTAAAAGTAAAACGTTATGA